The following are encoded in a window of Narcine bancroftii isolate sNarBan1 chromosome 2, sNarBan1.hap1, whole genome shotgun sequence genomic DNA:
- the LOC138753374 gene encoding homeobox protein SIX4-like, with translation MSSASSEITSRIEIKEENVSLQPKINTLGSPATLEPEVSALSASPEISEQVPVELFTNPASALTFSPEQVACVCEALQQGGNLDRLAQFLWSLPPSDLLRGNESILKARALVAFHQNRYKELYSILESHNFDAASHTSLQDLWYKARYTEAEKVRGRPLGAVDKYRLRRKFPLPRTIWDGEERVYCFKEKSRNALKELYKQNRYPSPAEKRNLAKITGLSLTQVSNWFKNRRQRDRNPSETQSKSESDGNHSTEDESSKGQDDMSPRPLSNPSEGLSQSNTHSHSEGMFMHHIGELKPSQNSSGILLNGNLVATNGSPVFYNGSPFIQGPTGVLVNGLSLGNAQTISLSPVGTTPSVLVNNISNGSAGGSEIKTENVPILPSQEAASSGSAEVNQGLTQVNQYSLVQLQNTENNIQLVNGNIGIPSLQLPPASAPPSQGNILITNTADGGTFLSGTPASLPQGKVFLAATLPPNAVMCALPNSGQAVAPVKQDTLEGGLIFSPLMSVGGNNQLNINTSTGNQAATTLQTQPSSLVNTGLSHSLPLTSSNLLNTSNTLSFSLTVSLPLSTTAPLNCDQHLPSAVTNTVPVSMANNEYVTLQNCNLLSHSGQETVTESNVGASEIGDKPRNPIAEETHGFNSGHVSVLHPPVKENYLVVLENKPSNHLAVMDPKSKYVINDVVNNVCKELETDEKELAKLQNVPMDEDISDL, from the exons ATGTCTTCCGCTTCCAGTGAAATCACCAGCAGAATTGAGATTAAAGAAGAGAACGTCAGCCTGCAGCCAAAGATCAATACACTGGGCTCTCCAGCCACTCTGGAGCCAGAAGTAAGTGCCCTGTCTGCAAGTCCGGAGATTAGCGAGCAGGTTCCCGTTGAACTTTTCACCAACCCCGCGTCCGCTCTGACTTTCTCGCCGGAGCAAGTCGCGTGCGTGTGCGAGGCTCTGCAGCAAGGGGGGAACCTGGATCGCTTAGCCCAGTTCCTCTGGTCTCTGCCTCCCAGCGATCTGCTACGTGGCAACGAGAGCATCCTAAAAGCACGGGCTCTGGTGGCCTTCCACCAGAACCGATACAAAGAACTCTACAGCATTCTGGAAAGCCACAACTTCGACGCAGCGAGCCACACTTCGCTGCAGGACCTGTGGTACAAGGCTCGGTACACAGAAGCCGAGAAGGTCCGGGGCCGGCCCCTGGGGGCCGTGGACAAGTACAGGCTGCGCAGGAAGTTTCCCCTGCCCCGCACCATCTGGGACGGCGAGGAGCGGGTCTACTGCTTCAAGGAGAAGTCGCGCAACGCGCTCAAGGAGCTGTACAAGCAGAATCGCTACCCTTCGCCGGCCGAGAAGCGCAACCTGGCCAAGATCACCGGGCTCTCGCTCACCCAGGTCAGCAACTGGTTCAAAAACAGGCGCCAGCGAGACCGCAACCCGTCGGAGACGCAGTCGAAAAG tgaGTCTGATGGTAATCACAGCACCGAAGATGAATCCAGTAAGGGTCAAGATGACATGTCGCCTCGCCCTTTGTCCAATCCATCTGAGGGATTGAGCCAATCCAACACTCATAGTCATTCAGAAGGCATGTTCATGCATCATATTGGGGAACTaaagccctcccagaattcttctGGAATACTATTGAATGGAAATCTTGTGGCAACAAATGGCTCTCCTGTCTTTTATAATGGAAGTCCTTTCATCCAAGGCCCTACTGGCGTCCTTGTTAATGGCCTTTCTTTGGGGAATGCCCAAACAATAAGTTTAAGTCCAGTAGGAACCACTCCAAGTGTGCtagttaataacatttcaaatg GTTCTGCAGGTGGCAgtgaaattaaaactgaaaatgtGCCCATCCTTCCCTCTCAAGAAGCTGCATCTTCAGGTTCTGCTGAAGTCAATCAAGGCCTGACGCAAGTAAACCAATATAGCCTTGTGCAGCtccaaaacacagaaaataatatccaactggtaAATGGAAACATTGGGATACCTTCACTACAACtgcctcctgcttctgctcctccaTCACAAG GAAACATTTTGATAACAAACACAGCTGATGGAGGAACATTCCTAAGTGGTACTCCAGCCAGTCTTCCACAAGGTAAGGTTTTCTTGGCTGCCACGCTCCCTCCGAATGCAGTAATGTGTGCATTACCTAATTCAGGACAGGCTGTAGCTCCAGTCAAGCAAGACACATTGGAAGGGGGTCTTATCTTTTCTCCATTGATGTCAGTGGGAGGAAATAATCAGCTGAATATCAATACATCTACTGGAAACCAAGCTGCAACAACCCTACAAACTCAACCATCATCTCTCGTAAACACAGGACTGTCTCATAGTCTGCCTTTGACTTCTTCAAATCTACTGAATACATCAAATACCTTGAGCTTCAGCCTCACAGTGAGTCTTCCATTGTCAACAACTGCACCTCTAAATTGTGATCAACATTTGCCATCTGCTGTAACAAATACAGTCCCTGTGTCGATGGCCAACAATGAATACGTTACACTCCAGAACTGCAATCTACTCTCGCACTCTGGCCAAGAGACTGTAACCGAATCGAATGTTGGAGCTTCTGAAATTGGTGATAAACCCagaaatccaattgcagaggaaaCGCATGGATTCAATAGTGGGCATGTGTCTGTTCTTCACCCCCCTGTAAAAGAAAACTATTTGGTAGTATTGGAGAATAAACCTAGCAACCATCTGGCAGTAATGGACCCTAAATCCAAGTATGTTATAAATGATGTGGTTAATAATGTCTGCAAAGAACTAGAAACTGAcgaaaaagaactagcaaaacTTCAAAATGTTCCCATGGATGAAGATATCAGTGATTTGTAA